The following are encoded together in the Pygocentrus nattereri isolate fPygNat1 chromosome 3, fPygNat1.pri, whole genome shotgun sequence genome:
- the ccr12b.2 gene encoding C-C chemokine receptor type 3, producing MEDHDHETSSQPLLYEYDSSVTSVSPCDINDVTEFGRKFLPPFYTVIFIVSMLGNGLVLFIMYKFERLNTVTNIFLINLVVSNLIFTITLPFQAVYHYSEWIFGSVICKMVGSAYFLGFHSSVLFLTLMTFDRYLAVVHVVMATKQRRSCYAFTTAAVVWGISVLASLETCINYDVTKDPIVGDVCEDNGPKHKVLGTYPLFVMFFILPLVVIIYCYIRIALRVVSSRMKGKHRTVKLIFVIVMLFFICWTPYNVILLMNEETSDPCDNSLIYPQYVTHNIAHLYFCVNPVFCTFLGKKFQNHVRQLLVNEVPCLKSHLNFSGQSSRSFS from the coding sequence ATGGAGGATCATGATCATGAAACATCGTCTCAGCCTTTACTCTATGAATATGATAGCTCAGTGACGTCAGTGTCTCCGTGCGACATAAACGACGTAACTGAATTCGGTAGAAAGTTTCTTCCACCATTCTATACAGTCATCTTCATCGTCAGCATGCTTGGCAATGGACTAGTGCTGTTTATCATGTATAAGTTTGAAAGGCTCAACACGGTCACTAACATATTCCTCATCAACTTGGTGGTCTCTAACCTGATTTTCACCATCACGCTCCCGTTTCAAGCCGTCTACCATTACTCGGAATGGATATTTGGCTCTGTGATATGCAAAATGGTCGGCAGTGCTTACTTCCTGGGCTTTCACAGCTCTGTCCTCTTCCTCACGCTCATGACCTTTGACCGCTACCTGGCTGTAGTTCACGTCGTGATGGCCACTAAGCAGCGGCGGAGCTGCTACGCCTTCACCACAGCTGCTGTTGTCTGGGGCATCAGTGTCCTTGCTAGCCTGGAAACCTGCATAAATTATGATGTAACAAAAGACCCAATTGTGGGGGACGTCTGTGAAGACAATGGCCCCAAACATAAGGTTCTGGGCACTTACCCTCTGTTTGTTATGTTCTTTATCCTCCCTTTGGTTGTCATCATCTACTGCTACATCAGGATTGCCCTGAGGGTGGTCTCCTCCCGAATGAAGGGCAAACACCGGACTGTTAAGCTCATTTTTGTCATCGTGATGCTCTTCTTCATTTGCTGGACCCCATACAACGTGATATTATTGATGAACGAGGAAACGAGTGACCCTTGTGATAACAGTCTTATTTATCCACAGTACGTCACTCACAACATTGCCCACTTGTACTTCTGTGTCAACCCTGTCTTCTGCACTTTCTTAGGTAAAAAATTCCAAAATCATGTGCGGCAGCTGCTAGTTAATGAGGTTCCTTGTTTAAAGAGCCATCTGAACTTCAGTGGGCAAAGCAGCAGATCGTTCTCTTAA